The genomic region ACTAGCAGCCACCGGAGTCTTTGTCCCGGGTCTGGACAGACAGTACCAGACCACCCGAGCAGTGGTCTGTCGAGCGAGCAGACTGTTTCGTCGGCGAGCGGCTCTCAAACGCCGGCACGCTTGCTCCGACTGCTCGGCGTATGTGCCGTCGCTTCGTGAGAAAAGAATCGCCAGCGATTAGCCCGACGAGAGGCCGCTGCCGGGGAACTGCTGAAAAACAGATTCAAAATCGTCAATCTCTGCGGCCGTGGCATCGACCTTTGCACGGAGTTCTTCGGCCCGTTCATTGACAGTCTGGTATTCGTCGCTCGCTTCTAGTTGCGGCGTGTTCTTTTGCGTTTCCAGCGTCGCCTTCTTCGAAGCCACGGCGAAGTACTCCTGGACCTGATCGTCGTATGTGGTCCGGACGAGCATCTCCGAGACAGTGTCGAGGAGGTCCTCGCGGCTGACCGGTTTGGTCAGGTACTCGTCGAAGGGCATCTCGACGATGTCAAAGTCTGGGTCAACGGCCGTCACCATCACCACTGCAGGGTCGATACCCCGCTCTGCGATGGTATCGAGGACCTTGTCACCACTCATGTCGGGCATCTGCCGGTCCAGAAAGACGACGTCGACGGACGCGTCGACTAACTGGAGTGCTTCCGTACCACTGTGTGCGGTCCGAACATCGTGTGCGGTCAGCAGCCACGTCGAATACAGGTCCGCGATATCTTGCTCGTCGTCAACGACGAGCACCGTTGCCTCCTCGGTCTCACCACGCTTTTGCACTTGTTGTCCCTCCTGTCGGCTCACGCACTGCTCTCACGGTGACTTTCCTGAACAGCAAGATAAAGGTACCCAGCGGATTATCGATTCTGAGAATATTATGGTTAATTTACTGACCATTATTGTGTAGCTGTGCTATCACAATGTAGTGACTCATCCCAGAGATGTTAACATAGCGGCGACCATACGCTGTGTGTATGGTGACCGTCTCCGGACCGTGGACGAGTGAGGAGATGGAACAGTTTCTCAGCGCCGAGACTGTGCCACTCCGTCTCGGGTGTCGAACTCCAGCAGACAAGCCCTGGATGCTCTCGCTCTGGTATCGGTTCGTTGACGGTGTCTTTGAGTGTGCAACCGGGGCGGACGCGGCGGTTGTCGACTACCTCGACCATGACGCCAATGTCTCGTTCGAAATATCGACGAACGAGCCGCCGTACTGCGGCGTCAGAGGCAATGGAACAGCGACGATGACAGCAGACGAGGAGAAGACGGTTCTTACTGAGTTGTTGCACCGCTATCTCGGCGGAACCGACTCACCACTGGCCGAACAACTGCTTGCACCCGACCGCCGCGAGATACGGATCACGATTACGCCCGACCGACTCCACACCTG from Haloarcula sp. H-GB4 harbors:
- a CDS encoding pyridoxamine 5'-phosphate oxidase family protein, encoding MVTVSGPWTSEEMEQFLSAETVPLRLGCRTPADKPWMLSLWYRFVDGVFECATGADAAVVDYLDHDANVSFEISTNEPPYCGVRGNGTATMTADEEKTVLTELLHRYLGGTDSPLAEQLLAPDRREIRITITPDRLHTWDYSNRM
- a CDS encoding HalX domain-containing protein, with protein sequence MQKRGETEEATVLVVDDEQDIADLYSTWLLTAHDVRTAHSGTEALQLVDASVDVVFLDRQMPDMSGDKVLDTIAERGIDPAVVMVTAVDPDFDIVEMPFDEYLTKPVSREDLLDTVSEMLVRTTYDDQVQEYFAVASKKATLETQKNTPQLEASDEYQTVNERAEELRAKVDATAAEIDDFESVFQQFPGSGLSSG